Proteins co-encoded in one Flavobacterium sp. M31R6 genomic window:
- a CDS encoding DUF3109 family protein, protein MFQLGKTIVSEDILEKEFVCNLSACKGACCVDGDAGAPLSLAETKILEEIYPKVKPFLRKQGIEAIEAQGTWVNGVDGDLETPLIDNKDCAYVIFDGKTALCGIEQAYNQGIIDWKKPVSCHLYPIRVKDFTEFAAVNYDKWDICDAACSLGQELEVPVYKFVKEALIRRFGEDWYLELEKVAEDLKKGL, encoded by the coding sequence ATGTTTCAACTAGGAAAAACCATCGTCTCGGAGGATATACTCGAAAAAGAATTTGTTTGTAATTTGTCAGCTTGCAAAGGAGCCTGTTGCGTCGATGGCGATGCAGGAGCACCATTGAGTTTGGCAGAAACAAAAATATTGGAAGAAATATATCCAAAAGTAAAACCATTTTTAAGAAAACAAGGAATTGAGGCTATAGAAGCCCAAGGGACTTGGGTTAATGGTGTTGATGGGGATCTTGAAACTCCGCTAATTGATAATAAAGATTGTGCCTACGTTATTTTTGACGGAAAAACTGCTCTTTGTGGAATTGAGCAAGCCTATAATCAAGGTATAATAGACTGGAAAAAACCTGTTTCCTGTCATTTATACCCAATACGAGTTAAAGATTTCACCGAGTTTGCAGCTGTCAATTATGACAAATGGGATATTTGTGATGCAGCCTGTTCTTTAGGGCAAGAACTCGAAGTTCCTGTATACAAATTTGTCAAGGAAGCCCTTATTCGTCGCTTTGGTGAAGATTGGTATTTGGAACTTGAAAAAGTTGCCGAAGACTTAAAAAAAGGTTTGTAA
- a CDS encoding deoxyguanosinetriphosphate triphosphohydrolase, giving the protein MNWEQLLSLKRQGDTGKRLRIEQDETRLGFEVDYDRIIFSSAFRSLQDKTQVIPLSKTDFVHTRLTHSLEVSVVGRSLGRLVGKKILEKYPYLQEVHGYQMNDFGAIVAAASLAHDIGNPPFGHSGEKAIGEYFSIGNGLKYKEQLTAKEWQDLIDFEGNANGFSVLNSSRPGVEGGIRLSYATLGAFMKYPKESLPKKPTKNIADKKYGFFQTDKAFFQEVASDMGMIANKTGNDIGFERHPLAYLVEAADDICYTIIDFEDGINLGLVSEDFALEYLIKLVKDSIDTSKYKTLETKEDRISYLRALAIGSLINDAVKVFVQNEEAIMQGKFPFALTDKSKYKAQMDDIIKISVKNIYQSREVVEKEIVGYQIIQTLLDKFVTAFNNKFEGKMSNYDNLILKMLPEKHHLEKENLYERLLHICHFVSMLTDGNALLFYKTITAAKS; this is encoded by the coding sequence ATGAACTGGGAACAATTATTATCACTAAAAAGACAAGGAGATACAGGTAAAAGATTAAGAATCGAACAGGACGAAACCCGTTTGGGCTTTGAAGTTGATTATGACCGAATCATATTCTCCTCTGCTTTTAGAAGTTTGCAGGACAAAACGCAAGTGATTCCGCTTTCCAAAACCGATTTTGTACACACTCGTTTAACGCACAGTCTCGAGGTTTCGGTTGTGGGACGTTCTTTGGGACGATTGGTTGGTAAAAAAATATTGGAGAAATATCCGTATTTGCAGGAAGTTCACGGTTACCAAATGAATGATTTTGGAGCTATCGTGGCTGCAGCATCTTTGGCTCATGATATAGGAAATCCTCCTTTTGGACATTCGGGAGAAAAAGCCATTGGGGAATATTTTTCGATAGGAAATGGTTTGAAATACAAAGAGCAATTAACAGCCAAAGAATGGCAAGATCTAATTGATTTTGAGGGAAATGCCAACGGATTTTCAGTTTTGAACAGTTCTCGTCCAGGTGTTGAAGGCGGAATCAGACTTTCCTATGCCACTCTTGGTGCTTTCATGAAATACCCAAAAGAGAGTTTGCCTAAAAAGCCAACTAAAAACATAGCTGATAAGAAATATGGTTTTTTTCAAACCGATAAAGCTTTCTTTCAGGAAGTCGCTTCCGATATGGGAATGATTGCCAATAAAACAGGAAATGATATTGGTTTTGAAAGACATCCGCTTGCCTACCTTGTTGAAGCTGCCGATGATATTTGCTATACCATAATTGATTTTGAAGATGGAATCAATTTAGGCTTGGTTTCCGAAGATTTTGCTTTGGAATATTTAATCAAATTGGTGAAAGACAGTATTGATACTTCAAAATACAAGACTTTAGAAACCAAAGAAGACCGAATCAGTTACTTGCGCGCGCTGGCTATAGGAAGTCTGATTAATGATGCCGTGAAAGTATTCGTTCAAAATGAAGAGGCAATCATGCAAGGAAAATTTCCTTTTGCCTTAACTGACAAAAGCAAGTACAAAGCCCAAATGGACGATATCATCAAAATTAGCGTCAAGAATATCTATCAAAGCCGTGAAGTAGTGGAAAAGGAGATTGTTGGCTACCAAATTATACAAACGCTTTTGGATAAATTTGTAACGGCTTTCAATAATAAATTCGAAGGAAAAATGTCCAATTATGACAATCTTATCCTGAAAATGTTACCCGAAAAACACCATTTGGAAAAAGAAAATCTATATGAAAGATTGCTTCATATTTGTCATTTTGTTTCGATGCTGACAGATGGGAATGCCCTGTTGTTTTACAAAACAATAACGGCAGCAAAGAGTTAG
- a CDS encoding ribonucleotide-diphosphate reductase subunit beta, giving the protein MSQIEPILQENKNRFVIFPIKHHDIWERYKMMEASFWTAEEIDLSQDLNDWNNKLNDDERYFIKHILAFFAASDGIVNENLAENFVNEVQYAEAKFFYGFQIMMENIHSETYSLLIDTYVKDENEKSELFNALDVFPAIRKKADWALKWIESDSFAERLIAFAAVEGIFFSGAFCSIYWLKKRGLMPGLTFSNELISRDEGVHCDFAVHLHNHHLINKVPKERIRSIIVDALNIEREFITESLPVSLIGMNAGLMTQYLEFVADRLLVELGCDREYNVANPFDFMDMISLQGKTNFFEKKVAEYQKSGVKVTEGDSQKISFDADF; this is encoded by the coding sequence ATGTCTCAAATTGAACCAATTTTACAAGAAAACAAAAATCGTTTCGTGATTTTTCCAATTAAACATCATGATATTTGGGAAAGATATAAAATGATGGAGGCTAGTTTCTGGACTGCTGAAGAAATTGATTTGTCACAAGATTTAAATGACTGGAATAATAAGCTAAATGATGACGAACGCTACTTTATAAAACACATTCTTGCTTTTTTTGCAGCGTCGGATGGAATTGTCAATGAAAATCTAGCGGAGAATTTTGTTAATGAAGTACAATATGCTGAAGCTAAATTTTTCTATGGTTTTCAAATTATGATGGAGAATATTCACAGCGAAACGTATTCGCTTTTGATTGATACTTATGTAAAAGACGAAAACGAAAAATCTGAATTATTCAATGCGTTGGATGTTTTTCCAGCAATTAGAAAAAAAGCAGACTGGGCTTTGAAATGGATAGAATCTGATTCTTTTGCCGAAAGGCTAATCGCTTTTGCAGCGGTAGAAGGGATTTTCTTTTCAGGAGCATTTTGTTCTATTTATTGGTTAAAAAAACGTGGATTGATGCCGGGCTTAACTTTTTCTAATGAGCTAATTTCTCGTGATGAAGGAGTTCACTGTGATTTTGCGGTGCATTTACACAATCATCATTTAATTAATAAAGTGCCAAAAGAAAGAATAAGAAGCATTATCGTTGATGCTTTGAATATCGAAAGAGAATTCATTACCGAATCGCTTCCAGTAAGTTTGATTGGGATGAATGCAGGTTTAATGACTCAATACTTAGAATTTGTTGCCGATAGATTATTGGTAGAATTGGGTTGTGACAGAGAATACAATGTTGCCAATCCGTTTGATTTCATGGATATGATTTCACTTCAAGGAAAAACTAATTTCTTTGAGAAAAAAGTTGCAGAATATCAAAAATCTGGGGTTAAAGTTACCGAAGGTGATTCCCAAAAAATTAGCTTCGACGCCGATTTTTAG
- a CDS encoding ribonucleoside-diphosphate reductase subunit alpha, translating into MYVVKRDGHKEPVMFDKITERIKKLCYGLNELVDPVKVAMRVIEGLYDGVSTSELDNLAAETAASMTIAHPDYAQLAARIAISNLHSNTKKSFSETMNEMFHYINPRTNQESPLLAEEVHKVIMENAEFLDSHIIYNRDFNYDYFGFKTLERSYLLKINGKIVERPQHMLMRVSVGIHLDDLKSVMETYDLMSKKFFTHATPTLFNAGTPKPQMSSCFLLAMQDDSIDGIYDTLKQTAKISQSAGGVGLSIHNVRATGSYIRGTNGTSNGIVPMLRVFNDTARYVDQGGGKRKGSFAIYIETWHADIFDFLDLKKNTGKEEMRARDLFFAMWTSDLFMKRVQEDATWTLMCPNECPGLYDVYGEEFEALYTDYEFRGKGRKTIKARELWEKILESQIETGTPYMLYKDAANRKSNQKNLGTIRSSNLCTEIMEFTSSDEVAVCNLASISLPMFVENGAFNHKLLYDVTKRVTRNLNRVIDRNYYPVKEAENSNMRHRPIGLGVQGLADAFIMLRLPFTSDEAKKLNQEIFETLYFAACTASMEMAIEEGPYSTFKGSPMSNGEFQHNLWGMKDEELSGRWDWASLRKEVVKNGVRNSLLVAPMPTASTSQILGNNEAFEPYTSNIYTRRVLSGEFIVVNKHLLHDLVKLGLWNDNLKQEIMRHNGSVQNIDIIPQDLKELYKTVWEMSMKDIIDMSRQRGYFVDQSQSLNLFMQDANYSKLTSMHFYAWQSGLKTGMYYLRTKAAVDAIKFTLNNDKKQEEIPVTEAIDVEDFKAMLLKAQAADPEDCEMCGS; encoded by the coding sequence ATGTATGTAGTAAAAAGAGACGGCCACAAAGAACCTGTAATGTTTGATAAAATTACAGAGAGAATTAAAAAATTATGTTACGGCTTGAACGAATTGGTTGATCCAGTTAAAGTTGCTATGCGAGTTATCGAAGGTTTGTATGATGGGGTTTCTACATCTGAACTTGATAACCTAGCTGCCGAAACCGCTGCGTCAATGACCATTGCTCATCCAGATTATGCACAATTGGCTGCTCGTATCGCTATTTCAAATCTACATTCAAATACCAAAAAATCATTCTCGGAAACGATGAATGAAATGTTTCATTACATCAATCCTAGAACCAATCAAGAATCACCTTTATTAGCCGAAGAAGTTCATAAAGTGATTATGGAAAACGCTGAATTTCTAGATTCACATATTATATACAACAGAGATTTTAATTACGATTATTTTGGTTTTAAAACACTGGAACGTTCGTATTTATTGAAAATAAACGGAAAAATTGTAGAACGTCCGCAACATATGTTGATGCGTGTTTCTGTTGGTATTCACCTGGACGATTTGAAATCGGTGATGGAGACTTATGACTTAATGTCTAAAAAATTCTTTACCCATGCAACACCAACTTTGTTTAACGCGGGTACTCCAAAACCTCAAATGTCTTCTTGTTTCCTTTTGGCAATGCAAGACGACAGTATTGATGGTATCTACGATACTTTAAAACAAACTGCAAAAATTTCACAATCAGCGGGAGGAGTTGGACTTTCTATCCATAATGTTCGTGCAACAGGTTCTTACATTCGTGGCACAAACGGTACTTCAAACGGAATTGTACCAATGTTGAGAGTGTTTAATGATACCGCTCGTTATGTAGATCAAGGTGGTGGAAAAAGAAAAGGAAGTTTTGCTATCTATATCGAAACTTGGCATGCTGATATTTTTGATTTCTTAGACTTGAAAAAGAATACAGGTAAAGAAGAAATGCGCGCAAGAGATTTATTCTTCGCGATGTGGACTTCAGATTTGTTCATGAAACGTGTACAGGAAGATGCTACTTGGACTTTGATGTGTCCTAACGAATGTCCAGGTTTGTATGATGTGTATGGAGAAGAATTTGAAGCTTTATATACCGATTACGAATTTAGAGGAAAAGGTAGAAAAACCATCAAAGCACGTGAGTTATGGGAGAAAATTCTTGAATCACAAATCGAGACCGGAACTCCTTATATGTTGTATAAAGATGCTGCCAATAGAAAATCAAATCAAAAAAATCTAGGTACTATTCGTTCGTCGAATTTGTGTACTGAGATTATGGAATTCACGTCAAGTGATGAGGTGGCTGTTTGTAATTTAGCTTCTATTTCTTTGCCAATGTTTGTAGAGAATGGAGCTTTCAACCACAAATTATTGTACGATGTGACCAAGCGTGTAACTCGTAACTTGAACAGAGTAATCGACAGAAATTACTATCCTGTAAAAGAAGCTGAAAACTCCAATATGCGTCACAGGCCAATTGGTCTTGGTGTACAAGGACTTGCCGATGCTTTTATCATGTTGCGTTTGCCTTTTACATCTGATGAAGCCAAAAAATTAAACCAAGAAATATTCGAAACCCTTTACTTTGCAGCTTGTACTGCCTCTATGGAAATGGCAATCGAAGAAGGTCCGTATTCTACTTTCAAAGGGTCTCCAATGTCAAACGGAGAATTCCAACACAATTTGTGGGGAATGAAAGACGAAGAACTATCAGGAAGATGGGACTGGGCTTCGCTTAGAAAAGAAGTAGTGAAAAATGGAGTTCGTAACTCTTTATTGGTTGCGCCAATGCCAACGGCTTCGACTTCTCAAATTTTGGGTAACAACGAAGCATTCGAACCATATACTTCGAATATTTATACAAGACGTGTATTGTCTGGTGAATTTATTGTGGTGAACAAACATTTATTGCACGATTTAGTGAAATTAGGATTGTGGAATGACAATTTGAAACAAGAAATCATGCGTCATAACGGATCGGTTCAAAATATTGATATAATTCCTCAAGACTTGAAAGAATTGTATAAAACCGTTTGGGAAATGTCTATGAAAGACATTATCGATATGTCTCGGCAAAGAGGTTATTTTGTGGATCAGTCACAATCATTGAACTTGTTTATGCAAGATGCCAATTATTCTAAATTGACTTCAATGCACTTCTACGCTTGGCAATCAGGTTTGAAAACAGGAATGTATTATTTGAGAACCAAAGCTGCCGTTGATGCAATCAAGTTTACACTGAACAACGATAAAAAACAAGAAGAAATTCCGGTGACAGAAGCTATTGATGTTGAAGATTTCAAAGCGATGTTGCTAAAAGCACAAGCCGCAGATCCTGAAGATTGCGAAATGTGTGGATCGTAA
- a CDS encoding DUF3078 domain-containing protein, whose product MTFVTKPILVLFLLLSICSFAQIKIITTKADTINANKIDQALTTIITSKPDTVSYWTNKNIMGIDISEIAFVNWSAGGTSAITGLVRGHLKRDYKDDNQVWASELIFRYGMNKQEGIELRKTDDVFKINSTYGYRTNTSSNWYHSAKFNFNTQFTDGYNYPNTKNPISKPFAPAYTFLGIGSEYIYKPEKLNLYLSPLTLKSTLVLDQNLADAGAYGVKKAVYDVDGNLIFKGERSKTELGILATSYIEKEVFTNIIIKNRLSLYTDYLHNFGNIDVDWQSYADLKVNEYVKANVGFNLVYDEDIDVIKEENGVKINEGAKVQLKQVLGIGLEYVF is encoded by the coding sequence ATGACCTTTGTAACCAAACCTATTCTAGTTTTATTTTTACTACTTTCAATATGTAGTTTCGCACAAATTAAAATAATTACCACTAAAGCGGACACCATAAATGCAAACAAGATTGATCAGGCTCTTACAACCATTATAACATCAAAGCCGGATACTGTTTCATATTGGACCAACAAGAACATTATGGGAATCGACATTTCAGAAATTGCATTTGTTAACTGGAGTGCTGGGGGTACCAGTGCCATAACAGGACTGGTAAGAGGGCATCTTAAACGAGATTACAAAGACGACAATCAAGTTTGGGCAAGTGAACTTATTTTCAGATATGGCATGAACAAACAAGAAGGAATTGAACTCAGAAAAACAGATGATGTTTTTAAAATCAACTCCACATATGGATATAGAACAAACACATCATCAAATTGGTATCATTCGGCTAAATTTAACTTCAATACCCAATTTACCGATGGATACAATTATCCAAATACCAAAAACCCTATTTCAAAACCATTTGCTCCGGCATATACCTTTTTAGGAATTGGATCAGAGTACATTTATAAACCCGAAAAATTAAACCTCTATTTATCTCCCCTAACATTAAAAAGCACACTTGTCCTTGACCAAAATTTAGCCGATGCAGGTGCCTATGGTGTCAAGAAAGCAGTTTATGATGTAGATGGAAATTTAATTTTCAAGGGAGAACGTTCCAAAACAGAGCTTGGTATCTTAGCAACTTCTTATATTGAAAAAGAAGTTTTTACCAATATAATCATAAAAAACCGTTTGTCTTTGTACACCGATTATCTACACAATTTCGGCAATATCGATGTTGATTGGCAATCTTACGCAGATTTAAAAGTAAATGAATACGTAAAAGCAAACGTTGGTTTCAATTTGGTTTACGACGAAGATATTGACGTCATTAAAGAAGAAAATGGCGTAAAAATTAATGAAGGTGCCAAAGTACAGCTAAAGCAAGTATTGGGAATTGGTCTAGAATATGTTTTTTAA
- a CDS encoding RDD family protein produces the protein MEHKKFTITDDLLASQGQRLANLIIDLVVQYIIWISIGETIAILADVASGSVLKTWISSMGIVEKGITFAVIAGFYYYLTELYFSRSMAKFLTKTYIIMKDGSKPNYKSILKRTLCRFIPFEIFSFLGGTAGGWHDSMSETYVVKKHEFEKQKKIIILP, from the coding sequence ATGGAACATAAAAAATTTACAATTACCGATGATTTATTGGCTTCACAAGGACAGCGTTTGGCGAATTTGATTATTGATTTAGTGGTGCAATATATTATTTGGATCAGTATTGGGGAAACTATAGCCATATTAGCAGATGTTGCTAGTGGTTCTGTTCTTAAGACTTGGATTAGTAGTATGGGAATAGTAGAAAAAGGGATTACTTTTGCCGTTATTGCTGGTTTTTACTATTATTTGACTGAATTGTATTTCTCTCGTTCAATGGCTAAATTTTTGACCAAAACCTATATAATCATGAAAGATGGTTCCAAACCAAATTATAAAAGCATCTTGAAACGTACACTTTGTAGATTTATTCCGTTTGAAATTTTTTCTTTTTTAGGTGGTACAGCGGGAGGATGGCACGATTCTATGTCAGAAACCTATGTGGTTAAAAAGCATGAATTTGAAAAACAAAAGAAAATTATTATTTTGCCTTAA
- a CDS encoding AAA family ATPase — protein MSLLYFTDRSIVHLEDVVFNEAVSEQINQFLKEYQFRAVLEQYELPVVNKILLHGKTGCGKTMTAKAIARKLDKKLIIVNLSRIVSSKLGETSKNIEGLFKEVQYESSVLFFDEFDSLGQIRDYDNKDSTEMKRVVNSIIQLIDNFPNRSVLIAATNQIQMIDEALVRRFEMQLEFTAPSKEVLDNYYTKLLAKYPVEFQDVSRIYDITFAEAKNHLLKEVKNNIIQAEINKQK, from the coding sequence TTGAGTTTATTATATTTCACAGACCGAAGCATTGTTCATCTCGAAGATGTAGTGTTTAACGAAGCCGTTTCCGAGCAAATCAATCAGTTCTTGAAGGAATATCAGTTTCGTGCCGTTTTGGAGCAATACGAGTTGCCTGTTGTGAATAAAATATTGCTACACGGCAAAACAGGCTGTGGCAAAACCATGACTGCAAAAGCGATTGCAAGAAAACTGGACAAAAAGCTAATCATTGTCAATCTCTCTCGAATTGTTTCTTCCAAATTGGGGGAAACCTCCAAGAATATTGAAGGATTATTCAAAGAAGTGCAATACGAAAGTTCGGTTTTATTCTTCGATGAATTTGATTCTTTGGGTCAAATCCGGGATTATGACAACAAAGACAGTACGGAGATGAAACGGGTAGTGAACTCGATTATTCAATTGATAGATAATTTCCCCAATCGATCAGTCTTAATTGCCGCCACCAATCAAATCCAGATGATAGATGAGGCTTTGGTGCGTCGTTTCGAAATGCAACTGGAATTTACGGCTCCTTCCAAGGAAGTTTTAGATAACTATTACACAAAGTTGCTGGCCAAATATCCTGTAGAATTTCAAGATGTAAGCCGTATTTATGATATTACTTTTGCGGAAGCAAAAAATCATTTACTCAAAGAAGTGAAAAACAATATCATTCAGGCAGAGATTAATAAACAAAAGTAA